From the Calonectris borealis chromosome 4, bCalBor7.hap1.2, whole genome shotgun sequence genome, one window contains:
- the LOC142081646 gene encoding charged multivesicular body protein 3 isoform X6: MRVIDRQIRDIQREEEKVKRSIKDAAKKGQKDVCVILAKELIRSRKAVSKLYASKAHMNSVLMGMKNQLAVLRVAGSLQKSTEVMKAMQNLVKIPEIQATMRELSKEMMKAGIIEEMLEDTFESLEDQEEMEEEAEMEIDKILFEITAGALGKAPSKVTDALPEPEPMGAAAAVDEEEDIEAMQSRLATLRS, translated from the exons ATGAGAGTGATTGATAGACAGATCAGAG ATAtccagagagaagaggagaaggtgaagCGGTCAATAAAGGATGCTGCCAAAAAGGGTCAGAAAGATGTGTGTGTGATCTTGGCGAAGGAACTGATCCGCTCTCGAAAGGCCGTAAGCAAACTCTATGCATCCAAAGCTCACATGAACTCTGTTCTCATGGGGATGAAGAACCAGCTTG CTGTCCTGAGAGTAGCGGGTTCATTGCAGAAGAGCACAGAAGTCATGAAAGCTATGCAAAATTTAGTAAAAATCCCTGAAATCCAAGCAACGATGAGGGAGTTGTCCAAAGAGATGATGAAG gCTGGTATTATAGAGGAAATGCTGGAGGACACCTTTGAAAGCCTGGAGGATCAGgaggaaatggaagaggaagCCGAGATGGAAATTGATAAAATCCTTTTTGAAATTACAGCTG GGGCCTTGGGTAAAGCACCTAGTAAAGTCACAGATGCTCTTCCAGAGCCCGAACCCATGGGAGCGGCCGCTGCTGTCGACGAGGAGGAAGACATTGAAGCAATGCAGTCGCGGTTAGCTACCCTCCGTAGCTAG
- the LOC142081646 gene encoding charged multivesicular body protein 3 isoform X5 — protein MGLFGKTPEKPPKELVNEWSLKIRKEMRVIDRQIRDIQREEEKVKRSIKDAAKKGQKDVCVILAKELIRSRKAVSKLYASKAHMNSVLMGMKNQLAVLRVAGSLQKSTEVMKAMQNLVKIPEIQATMRELSKEMMKAGIIEEMLEDTFESLEDQEEMEEEAEMEIDKILFEITAGALGKAPSKVTDALPEPEPMGAAAAVDEEEDIEAMQSRLATLRS, from the exons ATGGGCCTCTTCGGGAAGACCCCCGAGAAGCCGCCCAAGGAGCTG gtcAATGAATGGTCCTTGAAGATAAGGAAGGAAATGAGAGTGATTGATAGACAGATCAGAG ATAtccagagagaagaggagaaggtgaagCGGTCAATAAAGGATGCTGCCAAAAAGGGTCAGAAAGATGTGTGTGTGATCTTGGCGAAGGAACTGATCCGCTCTCGAAAGGCCGTAAGCAAACTCTATGCATCCAAAGCTCACATGAACTCTGTTCTCATGGGGATGAAGAACCAGCTTG CTGTCCTGAGAGTAGCGGGTTCATTGCAGAAGAGCACAGAAGTCATGAAAGCTATGCAAAATTTAGTAAAAATCCCTGAAATCCAAGCAACGATGAGGGAGTTGTCCAAAGAGATGATGAAG gCTGGTATTATAGAGGAAATGCTGGAGGACACCTTTGAAAGCCTGGAGGATCAGgaggaaatggaagaggaagCCGAGATGGAAATTGATAAAATCCTTTTTGAAATTACAGCTG GGGCCTTGGGTAAAGCACCTAGTAAAGTCACAGATGCTCTTCCAGAGCCCGAACCCATGGGAGCGGCCGCTGCTGTCGACGAGGAGGAAGACATTGAAGCAATGCAGTCGCGGTTAGCTACCCTCCGTAGCTAG